In a genomic window of Acidobacteriota bacterium:
- a CDS encoding GMC oxidoreductase — MGDRPERFDVIVIGTGFGGAVAACRLAEAGARTLVLERGRRWTPATYPRTSHDPWLYHARHPEKHHGWLDLRFFRGMAVAQGAGVGGGSLCYSSVVMEADANIFSDPWPPEITSNELSPYYARVARMLRVRPIPDKQRTHRFDLLRRAAKARGWGDRFESVPLAVSFDDEYHYGLPDPIDTKHSKRFTNDQGVEQGTCVHLGNCDIGCDVHAKNTLDLNYIPAAEAKGAQVRPLHLVRSIEPQSPRSPNGSGYRVHWDRIEGGKLVAGSADAERVVVAAGSLGSTELLLRCRDEHGTLPHVSRTLGHGWSGNANFLAPARYPRDVEVNQGIGPTISAGLSFMDGSQGGTRFYVEDDGFPNVLLEAVRSRLSAGGNGFFGRLLAQRLRGELEERLDDGPLQRGFDEKNPTRQLMVWLGEGIDGSDGRLRLRRRWLAPWKKELHLDWDLTASRGVIDALIDVHERLSEVEGGEYRLPLWWRLKKALVTVHPLGGCAMGRSTDDGVVDHRGEVFGHPRLYVSDGAVLPRPTGRNPSMTIGALSERIAHLMTQAS; from the coding sequence ATGGGAGATCGCCCCGAGCGCTTCGACGTTATCGTCATCGGCACCGGCTTCGGCGGCGCGGTCGCCGCCTGCCGTCTGGCGGAGGCCGGGGCACGCACCCTGGTGCTCGAGCGTGGCCGCCGCTGGACCCCGGCCACCTACCCGCGCACCTCCCACGATCCGTGGCTCTACCACGCCCGCCACCCGGAAAAACACCACGGCTGGCTGGACTTGCGCTTCTTCCGCGGCATGGCGGTGGCCCAGGGGGCCGGCGTCGGGGGCGGGTCGCTCTGTTACTCGTCGGTGGTCATGGAGGCGGACGCCAACATTTTCTCCGACCCGTGGCCGCCGGAGATCACCTCCAACGAGCTGTCGCCCTACTACGCCCGCGTCGCCCGCATGCTCCGGGTGCGGCCGATCCCGGACAAACAGCGCACCCATCGGTTCGACCTGCTGCGGCGGGCCGCCAAGGCCCGGGGCTGGGGCGACCGGTTCGAAAGCGTGCCGCTGGCCGTCAGCTTCGACGACGAATACCACTACGGCCTGCCGGACCCCATCGACACGAAGCACTCGAAGCGCTTCACCAACGATCAGGGAGTCGAGCAGGGGACCTGCGTCCATCTGGGCAACTGCGACATCGGCTGCGACGTCCACGCCAAGAACACCCTCGACTTGAACTACATCCCGGCCGCCGAGGCGAAAGGGGCTCAGGTGCGCCCCCTCCATCTGGTGCGTTCCATCGAGCCGCAGTCGCCGCGTTCGCCGAACGGCAGCGGCTATCGGGTCCATTGGGACCGCATCGAGGGCGGCAAGCTCGTCGCCGGCTCGGCCGATGCTGAGCGGGTGGTGGTGGCCGCCGGCTCTCTGGGATCGACGGAGCTGCTGCTCCGCTGCCGGGACGAGCACGGCACCCTACCCCATGTCTCCCGGACCCTAGGCCACGGGTGGAGCGGCAACGCCAACTTCCTGGCCCCGGCCCGTTATCCCCGGGACGTGGAAGTAAACCAGGGGATCGGCCCCACCATCTCGGCCGGTTTGAGCTTCATGGACGGCTCTCAGGGTGGCACGCGGTTCTACGTCGAAGACGACGGCTTCCCCAACGTATTGCTCGAGGCGGTGCGCTCGCGCCTGTCGGCGGGCGGGAACGGCTTTTTCGGCCGGCTCCTGGCTCAGCGGCTCCGGGGAGAGCTCGAAGAGCGCCTGGATGACGGCCCCCTCCAGCGGGGCTTCGACGAGAAGAATCCCACCCGCCAGCTGATGGTCTGGCTGGGGGAGGGGATCGACGGTTCCGACGGCCGCTTGAGACTCCGGCGCCGCTGGTTGGCCCCGTGGAAGAAGGAGCTCCACCTGGACTGGGATCTGACGGCGTCCCGGGGGGTGATCGACGCGTTGATCGACGTCCACGAGCGCCTGTCGGAGGTCGAGGGTGGCGAGTACCGGCTGCCCCTCTGGTGGCGTCTCAAGAAAGCCCTGGTGACGGTCCATCCCCTGGGTGGATGCGCCATGGGCCGAAGCACTGACGACGGCGTAGTGGACCACCGGGGCGAGGTGTTCGGCCACCCGCGGCTCTATGTATCCGACGGCGCCGTGCTGCCGCGGCCCACGGGGCGGAATCCGTCGATGACCATCGGCGCCCTGTCGGAGCGCATCGCCCACCTGATGACCCAAGCGAGCTGA
- a CDS encoding cytochrome c produces MTQHRRSKVWTALLVLVGLAVLVGLLAWWHLFRQVPQELADDSFEERYKYGSIGTEDAGGVPYWIWLVLPKMFPEYLPNPGGYAGLGFPWEQGRELPVGFSKRTIGFERVGINCALCHAGTVRKEGDVTARLYVGAPGTTQDILAYQRFLFACAADPRFTAGNIMNAIGQVTTLSPRERLLYRFVLIPQTRKELLNLKAEFEWTNSRPDWGRGRIDPFNPVKVAILDVDPGDTIGNSDMQPIWNLADESGKGRAYHWDGLNTSVHEVVVSSALGDGATEESLPMDWLQEVENHFLNLPAPPFDELFPDQIDPDLARAGKAVFARACDDCHGPRGETTGKALPLSDDTWRDELGDHRTDPHRAQMWTQEAADAYNRQQAGPEGKFQHFRSTGGYVSVPLDGLWLRAPYLHNGSVPYLDELFLPPAERTERFVRGYDVYDPERMGFVAEGEDAARLGTIYDTSETGNSNQGHLWGTDLPGEDKRALLEYLKTL; encoded by the coding sequence ATGACCCAACACCGTCGATCGAAGGTCTGGACCGCCCTCTTGGTTCTCGTCGGGCTGGCCGTGCTCGTCGGCCTCCTCGCCTGGTGGCATCTCTTCCGCCAGGTGCCCCAGGAGCTCGCCGACGACTCGTTCGAGGAACGCTACAAGTACGGCTCCATCGGCACGGAAGACGCCGGCGGGGTGCCGTACTGGATCTGGCTGGTATTGCCCAAGATGTTCCCCGAGTACCTGCCGAATCCGGGCGGCTACGCAGGCCTGGGGTTCCCCTGGGAGCAGGGCCGGGAGCTGCCGGTGGGATTTTCGAAGCGCACCATCGGCTTCGAACGAGTCGGCATCAACTGCGCTCTATGCCACGCCGGCACGGTGCGCAAGGAAGGGGACGTCACCGCTCGCCTCTACGTGGGCGCTCCGGGCACCACCCAGGACATCCTCGCCTACCAGCGGTTCCTGTTCGCCTGCGCCGCCGATCCGCGCTTCACCGCCGGCAACATCATGAACGCCATCGGTCAGGTCACCACGCTGTCGCCAAGGGAGCGGTTGCTCTACCGCTTTGTGCTGATTCCCCAGACCCGGAAGGAGCTTCTCAACCTAAAGGCCGAGTTCGAGTGGACCAACTCCCGGCCGGACTGGGGGCGAGGGAGAATCGACCCCTTCAACCCGGTCAAGGTAGCGATCCTCGACGTCGACCCTGGCGACACCATCGGCAACTCCGACATGCAGCCGATCTGGAACCTGGCGGACGAATCCGGCAAGGGCCGCGCCTACCACTGGGACGGCCTCAACACCTCGGTCCACGAGGTGGTGGTGTCGTCGGCCCTGGGGGACGGGGCGACGGAAGAGTCCCTGCCCATGGACTGGCTGCAGGAGGTCGAGAACCATTTCCTGAACCTCCCCGCGCCACCCTTCGACGAGCTGTTCCCCGACCAGATCGACCCGGACCTCGCCCGCGCCGGCAAGGCGGTCTTCGCCCGCGCCTGCGACGACTGCCACGGCCCCCGGGGTGAGACCACCGGCAAAGCGCTGCCCTTGTCGGACGACACCTGGCGCGACGAGTTGGGCGACCACCGCACCGACCCCCACCGGGCCCAGATGTGGACCCAAGAAGCGGCCGATGCCTACAACCGCCAGCAGGCGGGCCCCGAGGGCAAATTCCAGCACTTCCGCTCCACCGGCGGCTACGTGTCGGTGCCGCTCGACGGCCTGTGGCTGCGGGCGCCCTACCTTCACAACGGCTCGGTGCCGTATCTCGACGAGCTGTTCCTGCCGCCGGCCGAACGTACCGAGAGGTTCGTGCGTGGCTACGACGTCTACGACCCGGAGCGCATGGGCTTCGTCGCGGAAGGCGAAGACGCGGCGCGCCTGGGCACCATCTACGACACCTCGGAGACCGGCAACTCCAACCAGGGCCACCTCTGGGGGACCGATCTGCCGGGCGAGGACAAACGAGCCCTGCTCGAATATCTGAAGACCCTCTGA